The sequence CGCCTGATGCGCGAGGTCAAGATTCGCCGTTGGCTCATCAAGCAATAATATTCGTGCATTCGTGGCTACTGCTCTTGCCAGCACAACTCGCTGTCGCTCGCCGCCCGACAGCTCATTCATCAGCCGCAACGCATAGCCGTCGAGATCACATTCGGCCAATGCCTGCTCTGCGAGCTTGATATCCTCCGCCGTCTCCCAGCCAAACGTTCCGCCGTGAACAAACCTGCCCGACAGGACAAATTCCAAAACCGTCACCGGGAAGCGAGTCTCATTCTCCTGAGCGACAACAGCAATATTCGCCGCTACCTCTCGCCGCGACAGCATCGTCAGGCCGCGTCCGTCGATCTCAATACTTCCTTTCGAGACCGGCACTGTTCCATTCATCGCCTTGATCAACGTCGTCTTCCCGGCACCGTTAGCCCCGAGCAAAGCGATGGTCTTGCCGCCACTCAACTCCACAGAAACCTCCGCCAGAACAGTACGCTGACCATAGACAACCGAGATTTCCGTTACCGTAAGCATCCGTCAAAGTAATTAAGAATTAGCAATTTGGTAATTACTAATTAATTCAGGCGAGGGCCTCAATTTCTCCTCAGCAGATAGATAAACAACGGTGCCCCTATCAACGCTGTCACCGCTCCGACCGGTAATTCCCTCGGTGCTATCGCGGTCCTCGCGACCGTATCGGCCGCAATTACAAAGATCGCACCGGCAATGGCGGAGAACGGGACGACAAGGCGATTGTCACTGCCGACCGCCATTCTCAACAGATGCGGAACGATCAAGCCGACATAACCGACTGAGCCGCTTGCCGCGACCGCTGCACCTACGACCAAACTTGCCGCGCCGAAAACGAGCAGCCGCACACGTCCGACCTCGACGCCGAAATCAAAAGCGTCACGCTCGCCGATCATCATCAGGTTCAATGCCCGTGACTGTGACGTCATTACCAAAACAC is a genomic window of Chloracidobacterium sp. containing:
- a CDS encoding ABC transporter ATP-binding protein, whose product is MLTVTEISVVYGQRTVLAEVSVELSGGKTIALLGANGAGKTTLIKAMNGTVPVSKGSIEIDGRGLTMLSRREVAANIAVVAQENETRFPVTVLEFVLSGRFVHGGTFGWETAEDIKLAEQALAECDLDGYALRLMNELSGGERQRVVLARAVATNARILLLDEPTANLDLAHQAMMFRLVRKRCEQGASVVVITHDLNLAAEFADEIVMLRDGRIAAKGHPAEVLTAENVRNVFAVDVMLDTNPASGNVRVTSVF